A single window of Narcine bancroftii isolate sNarBan1 chromosome 13, sNarBan1.hap1, whole genome shotgun sequence DNA harbors:
- the LOC138747854 gene encoding fructose-2,6-bisphosphatase TIGAR-like isoform X2, which produces MKKFGVILVRHGETKYNKAKLLQGQGVDEPLSQFGFQQAEAAGKFLSNIHFTHVFSSDLQRAKQTASAIVLNNNCGSKPDIICDARLRERKYGIVEGKPLNDLRAMAKAAGQKCPFFTPPGAETLSEVQARAEDFFNYLCQLLAQSTEEENGEPDHHADYSGDVFVSLKNPSCANFSSSELNDDSSGTRVIANVLIVSHGGFIRQWVRHFIEDLKCLLPQSFDESKAFSVCPNTAMSSFIITFNQVASFSPWIMCDSLYNCSHLDDLSL; this is translated from the exons ATGAAGAAGTTCGGCGTGATCTTGGTGCGACA TGGAGAAACAAAATACAATAAAGCAAAACTCCTTCAAG GACAAGGAGTTGATGAACCACTGTCCCAGTTTGGTTTTCAGCAAGCTGAGGCAGCAGGCAAGTTCCTCAGCAACATCCATTTTACTCATGTGTTCTCAAGTGACCTCCAACGTGCGAAGCAG ACTGCCTCTGCCATTGTATTAAACAACAATTGTGGATCTAAACCTGATATAATCTGTGATGCAAGGCTTCGAGAAAGA AAATATGGAATTGTTGAAGGAAAGCCCCTGAATGATCTCAGGGCAATGGCCAAGGCTGCGGGACAAAAGTGTCCATTTTTCACTCCACCAGGAGCTGAGACTTTGAGTGAA GTTCAAGCTCGAGCAGaggatttttttaattatttatgtcAGCTTCTTGCGCAAAGTACAGAAGAAGAAAACGGTGAACCAGATCACCATGCTGATTATTCAGGAGATGTGTTTGTTTCGCTAAAAAATCCAAGCTGTGCGAACTTCAGTAGTTCCGAACTAAACGATGACAGTTCAGGTACTCGGGTAATTGCTAATGTTCTTATAGTCAGTCACGGTGGATTTATTCGACAGTGGGTTCGGCATTTTATAGAGGATCTGAAATGTCTCTTGCCGCAATCCTTTGATGAGTCTAAGGCATTTTCTGTCTGTCCAAATACAGCAATGAGCAGTTTTATTATTACTTTTAATCAGGTAGCTAGCTTTTCCCCTTGGATAATGTGCGACTCTCTATATAATTGTAGTCACCTTGATGATCTTTCTCTCTAA
- the LOC138747854 gene encoding fructose-2,6-bisphosphatase TIGAR-like isoform X1, translating to MVAAGGEVAAGPAGRVAGRPQAPPVPAPPPSCLCLSRSPCRRRGRAVSGETKYNKAKLLQGQGVDEPLSQFGFQQAEAAGKFLSNIHFTHVFSSDLQRAKQTASAIVLNNNCGSKPDIICDARLRERKYGIVEGKPLNDLRAMAKAAGQKCPFFTPPGAETLSEVQARAEDFFNYLCQLLAQSTEEENGEPDHHADYSGDVFVSLKNPSCANFSSSELNDDSSGTRVIANVLIVSHGGFIRQWVRHFIEDLKCLLPQSFDESKAFSVCPNTAMSSFIITFNQVASFSPWIMCDSLYNCSHLDDLSL from the exons ATGGTGGCTGCGGGTGGGGAAGTGGCTGCTGGCCCGGCGGGACGCGTTGCTGGTCGGCCCCAGGCTCCGCCGGTTCCCGCACCACCACCCAGCTGCCTCTGCCTCTCTCGGAGTCCTTGCAGGAGGCGCGGAAGAGCAGTGAG TGGAGAAACAAAATACAATAAAGCAAAACTCCTTCAAG GACAAGGAGTTGATGAACCACTGTCCCAGTTTGGTTTTCAGCAAGCTGAGGCAGCAGGCAAGTTCCTCAGCAACATCCATTTTACTCATGTGTTCTCAAGTGACCTCCAACGTGCGAAGCAG ACTGCCTCTGCCATTGTATTAAACAACAATTGTGGATCTAAACCTGATATAATCTGTGATGCAAGGCTTCGAGAAAGA AAATATGGAATTGTTGAAGGAAAGCCCCTGAATGATCTCAGGGCAATGGCCAAGGCTGCGGGACAAAAGTGTCCATTTTTCACTCCACCAGGAGCTGAGACTTTGAGTGAA GTTCAAGCTCGAGCAGaggatttttttaattatttatgtcAGCTTCTTGCGCAAAGTACAGAAGAAGAAAACGGTGAACCAGATCACCATGCTGATTATTCAGGAGATGTGTTTGTTTCGCTAAAAAATCCAAGCTGTGCGAACTTCAGTAGTTCCGAACTAAACGATGACAGTTCAGGTACTCGGGTAATTGCTAATGTTCTTATAGTCAGTCACGGTGGATTTATTCGACAGTGGGTTCGGCATTTTATAGAGGATCTGAAATGTCTCTTGCCGCAATCCTTTGATGAGTCTAAGGCATTTTCTGTCTGTCCAAATACAGCAATGAGCAGTTTTATTATTACTTTTAATCAGGTAGCTAGCTTTTCCCCTTGGATAATGTGCGACTCTCTATATAATTGTAGTCACCTTGATGATCTTTCTCTCTAA